From the Sebastes fasciatus isolate fSebFas1 chromosome 3, fSebFas1.pri, whole genome shotgun sequence genome, one window contains:
- the kif16ba gene encoding kinesin-like protein KIF16B isoform X1: MASVRVAVRVRPMDRREKDLTAKCIIKMEGTKTSITNLKIPDGIAGESTRDRTKTFTYDFSYDSTDCKSFTFVSQEKVFKDLGSDVLKAAFEGYNACVFAYGQTGSGKSYTMMGNPGDAGLIPRFCEGLFSRISGATRWDEASFRTEVSYLEIYNERVRDLLRRKSTQTYNLRVREHPKDGPYVEDLSKHLVQNYSDVEELMEAGNINRTTASTGMNDVSSRSHAIFTINFTQAKFDALMPSETLSKIHLVDLAGSERADATGATGVRLKEGGNINKSLVTLGNVISALADMTQDGVNTNLKKKSVFVPYRDSVLTWLLKDSLGGNSKTIMIATVSPADVNYGETLSTLRYANRAKNIINKPTINEDCNVRLIRELRAEIARLKALLVQGNQIALLDSPTALSMEEKLHQNEARVLELTKEWTNKWNETQNILKEETLALRKEGIGVVLDSELPHLIGIDDDLLSTGIILYHLKEGRTYVGREDASTEQDIILHGLDLESEHCMFENQNGKVTLVPLGGAQCSVNGVQVTEPSQLNQGAVILLGRTNMFRFNHPKEAAKLREKRKSGLLSTFSLSMTDLSKSCESLSTVMLYNPGLFTEKGPIFLRLEFERQQREELEKLELKRRLIKEMETKHQSEKAELERLQQEVESQRKESEEVQQRIFHQEESLRRRSQDIESRLRDFLAEKQRFEEERRSEIHEEDLQQQKQQREAEAEEEQDEEQRRQQEAAEQTEIYRELERLKREREEQKVRLETERRRLEEQEREQLSLVGRLEEQLREKHEAAATLLTREDARRLEEERRALAEIREALLRAKETAERPDVEDASEEARSAKARYTDFKEAQVKELGQLEEGLRQQRERLEKEVAAERNTLLHLTHGLKERNQQLKETQEKGAQDATTVCQEEQLVKQAEHRLQFKERQLASVADDLLPALAEEKQRAAEMLERSGGGSNGNCDSPPGLDNTLFQVEKELEDKEEKLNLHLHSAQQLQQLQETYEFTANVARQEEKVRRKEKEILESKEKQQREAMEQAVARLERRHSALKRSVSLEPDTEEQRHKSSVIKNLRTGADLDQQRVEREIQKLRQRISEGEENRTHAINNDEKTSHNSSPVSHIQSLNTLLPLSDDRINAYIEEEVQRRLRKMNLLNGSSSNMDLSLSCESLREEEEASDCSSVRLTDEDDEKLQNMNPRRLKYEKACGLWSGFLPAQELEANSPPHIQQNTLEEPENDLLKLHKKKRIASTAEVLIEKDVDINKWWRGRVNIPRGEAGRDGCELDRCDIRQQKLCVTVANTNKVDENKNITDKRRNDSACVVPDDDGDDKKVEDRAKELQVNGRSYSYSEEKVKRQACDPGIVKDAGLSNDQSSELQNSVNGYINSKQESKESSNGQIKQETETEKVAANRSYVLRYFAGKLSEAYKDAGRRLQGTRDIIQNVQMGEIKVVLSQYVTMISKELPLIHRMQHKPEPEPCIIAENKVSSVDLSRDCALRLPQNCGMSAIPGISKWPEGSVSSLKNTRLEVFHQRLVQLPPALSQLQSLPSQKMLEKLEFLAPRMTVNKLTSVFWLKTANSKQPIPKPGCLLLSEKDIIVLSSKTNSEDTLGICHHFNLPEIKKVQISLAGQHVRLIDSTEDPFLVVFTHSKELTQEFCKALLKVLSPEKFSEGTEDHPLLSGDLMVLSLDWTSSVPDIVLDNGLHVTSRFKRVLADLLYIVHGNMDDPGKPSLAHICPLLYTSVKVKNSTRVHQDAIFQFLLTDTHVALLREDGVFHPVPRGSSLIPVQSQFQGLELRKRSDVKCLFVRQDDNCLVVDITFTHKTQTGEKKMEFRRGSAEESSVSDPNSQYDSWKLSFGCTTEAVILINHLCT, encoded by the exons ATGGCATCGGTTCGGGTGGCTGTCCGGGTCCGGCCCATGGACAGACG GGAGAAGGACTTGACCGCAAAATGCATCATCAAGATGGAAGGGACCAAAACCTCCATCACCAACCTGAAG ATCCCTGATGGCATCGCAGGTGAGTCGACGAGGGATCGAACCAAAACCTTTACATACGACTTCTCCTACGACTCCACGGACTGTAAGAGCTTCACATTCGTCTCCCAGGAAAAG gttTTCAAAGATCTGGGCTCGGACGTGCTGAAGGCAGCGTTCGAGGGCTACAACGCCTGCGTCTTCGCCTACGGTCAGACCGGCTCGGGGAAGTCCTACACCATGATGGGAAATCCA GGGGACGCAGGTCTGATCCCGAGGTTCTGTGAAGGTTTGTTCAGTCGTATCTCCGGGGCGACTAGATGGGATGAAGCTTCGTTTCGTACAGAAGTCAG CTACCTGGAGATCTACAACGAGAGGGTGAGAGACCTGCTGAGGAGGAAATCCACTCAGACCTACAACCTGAGAGTCAGGGAGCACCCAAAGGACGGACCGTATGTAGAAG ATCTGTCCAAACACCTGGTGCAGAACTACAGCGACGTGGAGGAGCTGATGGAGGCCGGTAACATCAACCGCACCACCGCCAGCACCGGCATGAACGACGTCAGCAGCCGCTCGCACGCCATCTTCACCATCAACTTCACACAG GCTAAGTTCGATGCATTGATGCCCAGTGAGACGCTCAGTAAGATCCACCTGGTCGATCTGGCTGGCAGCGAGCGAGCCGACGCCACCGGAGCGACGGGCGTCCGACTGAAAGAAGGAGGAAACATCAACAAGTCGCTGGTCACCCTGGGCAACGTCATCTCTGCTCTAG CCGACATGACGCAAGACGGAGTGAACACCAACCTGAAGAAGAAGTCGGTGTTTGTTCCCTACAGAGACTCGGTGCTAACGTGGCTGCTGAAAGACAGCCTGGGCGGCAACTCCAAGACCATCATGATCGCCA CTGTTTCCCCCGCAGATGTGAACTACGGTGAGACGCTCAGCACTCTGCGATACGCTAACCGAGCCAAGAACATCATCAACAAACCCACCATCAACGAGGACTGCAACGTCAGGCTGATCAGAGAACTGCGGGCTGAAATTGCCCGACTGAAAGCTCTGCTGGTTCAGGGCAACCAG attGCTCTCCTGGATTCGCCCACAGCTCTGAGTATGGAGGAGAAACTGCACCAGAATGAAGCCAGA GTTCTGGAGCTGACTAAAGAGTGGACCAACAAATGGAACGAGACACAGAACATTCTCAAG GAGGAGACTCTCGCTCTGAGGAAAGAGGGGATCGGTGTTGTGTTGGACTCTGAGCTGCCTCACCTCATCGGCATCGACGACGACCTCCTCAGTACCGGCATCATCCTGTACCATCTAAAG GAGGGACGGACATACGTGGGCAGAGAGGATGCGTCCACAGAGCAGGACATCA TCCTGCACGGTCTGGACCTGGAGAGTGAACACTGTATGTTTGAGAACCAGAACGGTAAAGTGACTCTGGTGCCGCTCGGCGGAGCTCAGTGTTCAGTTAATGGAGTTCAGGTGACGGAGCCGTCGCAGCTCAACCAAG GTGCCGTTATTCTGCTCGGCAGGACCAACATGTTTCGGTTCAACCATCCGAAGGAGGCAGCCAAGCTGAGGGAGAAACGAAAG AGTGGCCTGCTCTCTACATTCAGCCTCTCTATGACAGATCTGTCAAAGTCCTGTGAAAGCCTGTCCACTGTGATGCTCTACAACCCCGG TCTCTTCACTGAGAAGGGCCCCATCTTCCTCAG GCTGGAATTTGAGAGACAGCAGCGAGAAGAGCTGGAGAAACTGGAGCTGAAAAG gAGGCTGATCAAGGAGATGGAGACAAAGCACCAGAGTGAGAAGGCAGAGCTGGAGCGCCTccagcaggaggtggagagtCAGCGTAAGGAGTCTGAAGAGGTGCAGCAGCGGATTTTCCATCAGGAGGAGAGCCTCCGCCGACGCAGCCAGGACATCGAGAGCCGCCTGCGAGACTTCCTGGCCGAGAAGCAGCGctttgaggaggagagacgctCAGAGATCCACGAAGAGGACCTCcagcagcagaaacagcagcgggaggctgaagcagaggaggagcaAGACGAGGAGCAGCGGCGGCAGCAGGAGGCTGCAGAGCAAACCGAGATCTACCGCGAGCTGGAGAGGCTGAAGAGGGAGCGCGAGGAGCAGAAGGTTCGTCTGGAGACTGAGCGGCGGCGGCTGGAGGAGCAGGAGCGGGAGCAGCTGAGCCTGGTGGGGAggctggaggagcagctgagAGAGAAACACGAGGCAGCCGCCACCCTGCTGACCCGGGAGGACGCCCGTCGCCTGGAGGAGGAACGGCGAGCCCTGGCTGAGATCAGAGAAGCACTCCTCCGTGCCAAAGAGACTGCAGAGCGGCCAGATGTGGAGGACGCCAGTGAGGAGGCGAGATCTGCCAAGGCACGATACACAGACTTCAAGGAGGCTCAGGTGAAGGAACTGGGCCAGCTGGAGGAGGGGCTCCGGCAGCAGAGGGAGCGCCTGGAGAAAGAGGTCGCCGCTGAGCGTAATACCCTGCTGCACCTCACCCACGGCCTCAAAGAACGAAACCAGCAGCTGAAGGAGACGCAGGAGAAAGGGGCGCAGGACGCTACAACTGTCTGCCAGGAGGAGCAGCTGGTCAAACAGGCGGAGCACAGACTGCAGTTTAAGGAGCGTCAGCTGGCCAGCGTGGCCGATGACCTCCTCCCTGCGCTGGCCGAGGAGAAACAGAGAGCCGCAGAGATGCTGGAGCGCAGCGGCGGAGGCAGCAATGGGAACTGCGACAGTCCGCCAGGACTCGACAACACGCTGTTCCAGGTGGAGAAGGAGCTGGAGGACAAAGAGGAGAAACTGAACCTCCACCTGCACAGTgctcagcagctccagcagctccaggagaCTTACGAGTTCACGGCCAACGTGGCGCGGCAGGAGGAGAAggtgaggaggaaggagaaggagatcTTGGAGTCGAAGGAGAAGCAGCAGAGGGAGGCAATGGAGCAGGCGGTGGCCCGGCTGGAGAGGAGGCACTCGGCCCTGAAGCGCAGCGTCTCCCTGGAGCCCGACACCGAGGAGCAGAGACACAAGAGCTCGGTCATCAAGAACCTGAGGACCGGAGCTGACCTGGACCAGCAGAG aGTGGAGCGGGAGATCCAGAAGCTGAGACAGAGGATCAGCGAAGGGGAAGAAAACAGGACTCACGCCATCAATAACGATGAGAAGACGAGTCATAACAGCTCCCCGGTCAGCCACATCCAGAGTCTGAACACTCTGCTGCCGCTGTCCGATGACCG GATAAATGCGTACATTGAAGAGGAAGTCCAGCGAAGATTACGCAAGATGAATCTTCTCAATGGCAGCAGTAGCAACATGGATCTGTCTCTGTCCTGTGAATCTCTCAGG gaggaggaagaagctaGTGACTGTAGCTCTGTTAGATTAACAGATGAG GATGATGAAAAGCTGCAAAACATGAATCCAAGGAGGCTTAAATATGAG AAAGCCTGCGGGTTGTGGTCTGGCTTCCTGCCTGCCCAGGAGCTCGAGGCAAACTCCCCTCCTCACATCCAGCAAAACACGTTGGAAGAACCAGAGAACGACCTTTTAAagcttcacaaaaaaaaaagaatagcaTCCACAGCTGAAGTCTTGATTGAAAAAGATGTCGACATAAACAAATGGTGGCGAGGAAGAGTGAATATCCCTCGAGGAGAAGCGGGCCGAGATGGTTGTGAACTTGATCGTTGTGACATTAGACAACAGAAGCTTTGTGTCACCgttgcaaacacaaacaaagttGATGAAAACAAGAATATCACTGATAAAAGAAGAAACGATTCTGCCTGCGTTGTtcctgatgatgatggtgatgataaaAAGGTTGAAGATAGAGCGAAGGAGCTGCAGGTTAATGGACGCTCTTATTCTTACTCAGAGGAAAAAGTCAAACGCCAAGCATGTGACCCAGGGATAGTAAAAGATGCAGGACTTTCCAATGATCAATCGTCAGAGTTGCAGAACTCTGTCAATGGTTACATCAATTCCAAGCAGGAGTCAAAGGAATCCAGTAATGGTCAAATAAAACAAGAGACAGAAACTGAGAAAGTGGCAGCCAATAGGAGCTATGTTTTGAGGTATTTTGCTGGAAAGCTGTCCGAAGCGTACAAAGATGCTGGTAGAAGGCTACAGGGCACACGGGACATCatacaaaatgtacaaatgGGTGAAATAAAGGTTGTGCTCTCTCAGTATGTGACCATGATTTCCAAAGAGCTGCCACTGATTCATCGAATGCAGCATAAACCAGAGCCAGAACCTTGCATCATTGCAGAAAACAAAGTCAGTTCGGTTGATCTGTCGAGGGATTGCGCCCTTCGACTTCCCCAGAATTGCGGCATGTCTGCGATCCCGGGCATCTCGAAATGGCCTGAAGGCTCTGTGTCGTCTCTCAAAAACACGCGTCTTGAAGTGTTTCATCAGAGGCTGGTCCAGCTGCCACCCGCCTTGTCTCAGCTACAGTCACTTCCATCACAGAAGATGCTAGAAAAGTTGGAATTTCTGGCTCCCCGAATGACAGTCAACAAGCTTACGAGTGTCTTCTGGCTCAAAACTGCCAATAGTAAACAGCCGATCCCAAAGCCTGGGTGCTTGCTTTTGTCAGAAAAGGACATAATAGTGCTGTCAAGTAAAACAAATTCAGAAGACACCTTAGGTATTTGTCACCATTTTAATCTCCCGGAAATCAAGAAGGTCCAGATTAGCTTGGCAGGGCAGCACGTTCGCCTAATTGACTCCACCGAAGACCCCTTCTTGGTAGTTTTTACCCATAGCAAAGAGCTTACCCAGGAGTTCTGCAAGGCTCTACTGAAGGTACTTTCTCCTGAGAAGTTCTCTGAAGGGACTGAAGATCACCCGTTACTCTCTGGTGACCTCATGGTCCTCTCTTTGGATTGGACGTCGAGCGTTCCTGACATCGTCCTGGACAACGGCCTTCATGTCACCTCCCGATTCAAGCGGGTCCTCGCAGACCTGCTCTACATTGTCCACGGGAACATGGACGATCCTGGCAAACCTTCTCTGGCACACATTTGTCCTCTGCTCTACACCAGCGTCAAGGTCAAGAACTCTACCCGCGTGCATCAGGACGCCATTTTTCAGTTCCTCCTAACAGACACTCATGTAGCTCTTCTCCGGGAGGACGGCGTCTTTCACCCGGTGCCGCGGGGCTCCAGTCTGATCCCTGTCCAGTCCCAGTTTCAGGGACTCGAACTCCGCAAGCGTTCAGACGTCAAATGCCTGTTTGTGAGGCAGGATGACAACTGCCTGGTGGTTGATATCACATTTactcacaaaacacaaactggAGAGAAGAAGATGGAGTTCAGACGAGGCTCTGCTGAAGAGTCCTCGGTCTCTGATCCCAATAGTCAATACGATTCCTGGAAGTTATCTTTTGGTTGTACCACAGAAGCTGTGATCTTGATTAATCATCTGTGTACCTGA
- the kif16ba gene encoding kinesin-like protein KIF16B isoform X2 codes for MASVRVAVRVRPMDRREKDLTAKCIIKMEGTKTSITNLKIPDGIAGESTRDRTKTFTYDFSYDSTDCKSFTFVSQEKVFKDLGSDVLKAAFEGYNACVFAYGQTGSGKSYTMMGNPGDAGLIPRFCEGLFSRISGATRWDEASFRTEVSYLEIYNERVRDLLRRKSTQTYNLRVREHPKDGPYVEDLSKHLVQNYSDVEELMEAGNINRTTASTGMNDVSSRSHAIFTINFTQAKFDALMPSETLSKIHLVDLAGSERADATGATGVRLKEGGNINKSLVTLGNVISALADMTQDGVNTNLKKKSVFVPYRDSVLTWLLKDSLGGNSKTIMIATVSPADVNYGETLSTLRYANRAKNIINKPTINEDCNVRLIRELRAEIARLKALLVQGNQIALLDSPTALSMEEKLHQNEARVLELTKEWTNKWNETQNILKEETLALRKEGIGVVLDSELPHLIGIDDDLLSTGIILYHLKEGRTYVGREDASTEQDIILHGLDLESEHCMFENQNGKVTLVPLGGAQCSVNGVQVTEPSQLNQGAVILLGRTNMFRFNHPKEAAKLREKRKSGLLSTFSLSMTDLSKSCESLSTVMLYNPGLEFERQQREELEKLELKRRLIKEMETKHQSEKAELERLQQEVESQRKESEEVQQRIFHQEESLRRRSQDIESRLRDFLAEKQRFEEERRSEIHEEDLQQQKQQREAEAEEEQDEEQRRQQEAAEQTEIYRELERLKREREEQKVRLETERRRLEEQEREQLSLVGRLEEQLREKHEAAATLLTREDARRLEEERRALAEIREALLRAKETAERPDVEDASEEARSAKARYTDFKEAQVKELGQLEEGLRQQRERLEKEVAAERNTLLHLTHGLKERNQQLKETQEKGAQDATTVCQEEQLVKQAEHRLQFKERQLASVADDLLPALAEEKQRAAEMLERSGGGSNGNCDSPPGLDNTLFQVEKELEDKEEKLNLHLHSAQQLQQLQETYEFTANVARQEEKVRRKEKEILESKEKQQREAMEQAVARLERRHSALKRSVSLEPDTEEQRHKSSVIKNLRTGADLDQQRVEREIQKLRQRISEGEENRTHAINNDEKTSHNSSPVSHIQSLNTLLPLSDDRINAYIEEEVQRRLRKMNLLNGSSSNMDLSLSCESLREEEEASDCSSVRLTDEDDEKLQNMNPRRLKYEKACGLWSGFLPAQELEANSPPHIQQNTLEEPENDLLKLHKKKRIASTAEVLIEKDVDINKWWRGRVNIPRGEAGRDGCELDRCDIRQQKLCVTVANTNKVDENKNITDKRRNDSACVVPDDDGDDKKVEDRAKELQVNGRSYSYSEEKVKRQACDPGIVKDAGLSNDQSSELQNSVNGYINSKQESKESSNGQIKQETETEKVAANRSYVLRYFAGKLSEAYKDAGRRLQGTRDIIQNVQMGEIKVVLSQYVTMISKELPLIHRMQHKPEPEPCIIAENKVSSVDLSRDCALRLPQNCGMSAIPGISKWPEGSVSSLKNTRLEVFHQRLVQLPPALSQLQSLPSQKMLEKLEFLAPRMTVNKLTSVFWLKTANSKQPIPKPGCLLLSEKDIIVLSSKTNSEDTLGICHHFNLPEIKKVQISLAGQHVRLIDSTEDPFLVVFTHSKELTQEFCKALLKVLSPEKFSEGTEDHPLLSGDLMVLSLDWTSSVPDIVLDNGLHVTSRFKRVLADLLYIVHGNMDDPGKPSLAHICPLLYTSVKVKNSTRVHQDAIFQFLLTDTHVALLREDGVFHPVPRGSSLIPVQSQFQGLELRKRSDVKCLFVRQDDNCLVVDITFTHKTQTGEKKMEFRRGSAEESSVSDPNSQYDSWKLSFGCTTEAVILINHLCT; via the exons ATGGCATCGGTTCGGGTGGCTGTCCGGGTCCGGCCCATGGACAGACG GGAGAAGGACTTGACCGCAAAATGCATCATCAAGATGGAAGGGACCAAAACCTCCATCACCAACCTGAAG ATCCCTGATGGCATCGCAGGTGAGTCGACGAGGGATCGAACCAAAACCTTTACATACGACTTCTCCTACGACTCCACGGACTGTAAGAGCTTCACATTCGTCTCCCAGGAAAAG gttTTCAAAGATCTGGGCTCGGACGTGCTGAAGGCAGCGTTCGAGGGCTACAACGCCTGCGTCTTCGCCTACGGTCAGACCGGCTCGGGGAAGTCCTACACCATGATGGGAAATCCA GGGGACGCAGGTCTGATCCCGAGGTTCTGTGAAGGTTTGTTCAGTCGTATCTCCGGGGCGACTAGATGGGATGAAGCTTCGTTTCGTACAGAAGTCAG CTACCTGGAGATCTACAACGAGAGGGTGAGAGACCTGCTGAGGAGGAAATCCACTCAGACCTACAACCTGAGAGTCAGGGAGCACCCAAAGGACGGACCGTATGTAGAAG ATCTGTCCAAACACCTGGTGCAGAACTACAGCGACGTGGAGGAGCTGATGGAGGCCGGTAACATCAACCGCACCACCGCCAGCACCGGCATGAACGACGTCAGCAGCCGCTCGCACGCCATCTTCACCATCAACTTCACACAG GCTAAGTTCGATGCATTGATGCCCAGTGAGACGCTCAGTAAGATCCACCTGGTCGATCTGGCTGGCAGCGAGCGAGCCGACGCCACCGGAGCGACGGGCGTCCGACTGAAAGAAGGAGGAAACATCAACAAGTCGCTGGTCACCCTGGGCAACGTCATCTCTGCTCTAG CCGACATGACGCAAGACGGAGTGAACACCAACCTGAAGAAGAAGTCGGTGTTTGTTCCCTACAGAGACTCGGTGCTAACGTGGCTGCTGAAAGACAGCCTGGGCGGCAACTCCAAGACCATCATGATCGCCA CTGTTTCCCCCGCAGATGTGAACTACGGTGAGACGCTCAGCACTCTGCGATACGCTAACCGAGCCAAGAACATCATCAACAAACCCACCATCAACGAGGACTGCAACGTCAGGCTGATCAGAGAACTGCGGGCTGAAATTGCCCGACTGAAAGCTCTGCTGGTTCAGGGCAACCAG attGCTCTCCTGGATTCGCCCACAGCTCTGAGTATGGAGGAGAAACTGCACCAGAATGAAGCCAGA GTTCTGGAGCTGACTAAAGAGTGGACCAACAAATGGAACGAGACACAGAACATTCTCAAG GAGGAGACTCTCGCTCTGAGGAAAGAGGGGATCGGTGTTGTGTTGGACTCTGAGCTGCCTCACCTCATCGGCATCGACGACGACCTCCTCAGTACCGGCATCATCCTGTACCATCTAAAG GAGGGACGGACATACGTGGGCAGAGAGGATGCGTCCACAGAGCAGGACATCA TCCTGCACGGTCTGGACCTGGAGAGTGAACACTGTATGTTTGAGAACCAGAACGGTAAAGTGACTCTGGTGCCGCTCGGCGGAGCTCAGTGTTCAGTTAATGGAGTTCAGGTGACGGAGCCGTCGCAGCTCAACCAAG GTGCCGTTATTCTGCTCGGCAGGACCAACATGTTTCGGTTCAACCATCCGAAGGAGGCAGCCAAGCTGAGGGAGAAACGAAAG AGTGGCCTGCTCTCTACATTCAGCCTCTCTATGACAGATCTGTCAAAGTCCTGTGAAAGCCTGTCCACTGTGATGCTCTACAACCCCGG GCTGGAATTTGAGAGACAGCAGCGAGAAGAGCTGGAGAAACTGGAGCTGAAAAG gAGGCTGATCAAGGAGATGGAGACAAAGCACCAGAGTGAGAAGGCAGAGCTGGAGCGCCTccagcaggaggtggagagtCAGCGTAAGGAGTCTGAAGAGGTGCAGCAGCGGATTTTCCATCAGGAGGAGAGCCTCCGCCGACGCAGCCAGGACATCGAGAGCCGCCTGCGAGACTTCCTGGCCGAGAAGCAGCGctttgaggaggagagacgctCAGAGATCCACGAAGAGGACCTCcagcagcagaaacagcagcgggaggctgaagcagaggaggagcaAGACGAGGAGCAGCGGCGGCAGCAGGAGGCTGCAGAGCAAACCGAGATCTACCGCGAGCTGGAGAGGCTGAAGAGGGAGCGCGAGGAGCAGAAGGTTCGTCTGGAGACTGAGCGGCGGCGGCTGGAGGAGCAGGAGCGGGAGCAGCTGAGCCTGGTGGGGAggctggaggagcagctgagAGAGAAACACGAGGCAGCCGCCACCCTGCTGACCCGGGAGGACGCCCGTCGCCTGGAGGAGGAACGGCGAGCCCTGGCTGAGATCAGAGAAGCACTCCTCCGTGCCAAAGAGACTGCAGAGCGGCCAGATGTGGAGGACGCCAGTGAGGAGGCGAGATCTGCCAAGGCACGATACACAGACTTCAAGGAGGCTCAGGTGAAGGAACTGGGCCAGCTGGAGGAGGGGCTCCGGCAGCAGAGGGAGCGCCTGGAGAAAGAGGTCGCCGCTGAGCGTAATACCCTGCTGCACCTCACCCACGGCCTCAAAGAACGAAACCAGCAGCTGAAGGAGACGCAGGAGAAAGGGGCGCAGGACGCTACAACTGTCTGCCAGGAGGAGCAGCTGGTCAAACAGGCGGAGCACAGACTGCAGTTTAAGGAGCGTCAGCTGGCCAGCGTGGCCGATGACCTCCTCCCTGCGCTGGCCGAGGAGAAACAGAGAGCCGCAGAGATGCTGGAGCGCAGCGGCGGAGGCAGCAATGGGAACTGCGACAGTCCGCCAGGACTCGACAACACGCTGTTCCAGGTGGAGAAGGAGCTGGAGGACAAAGAGGAGAAACTGAACCTCCACCTGCACAGTgctcagcagctccagcagctccaggagaCTTACGAGTTCACGGCCAACGTGGCGCGGCAGGAGGAGAAggtgaggaggaaggagaaggagatcTTGGAGTCGAAGGAGAAGCAGCAGAGGGAGGCAATGGAGCAGGCGGTGGCCCGGCTGGAGAGGAGGCACTCGGCCCTGAAGCGCAGCGTCTCCCTGGAGCCCGACACCGAGGAGCAGAGACACAAGAGCTCGGTCATCAAGAACCTGAGGACCGGAGCTGACCTGGACCAGCAGAG aGTGGAGCGGGAGATCCAGAAGCTGAGACAGAGGATCAGCGAAGGGGAAGAAAACAGGACTCACGCCATCAATAACGATGAGAAGACGAGTCATAACAGCTCCCCGGTCAGCCACATCCAGAGTCTGAACACTCTGCTGCCGCTGTCCGATGACCG GATAAATGCGTACATTGAAGAGGAAGTCCAGCGAAGATTACGCAAGATGAATCTTCTCAATGGCAGCAGTAGCAACATGGATCTGTCTCTGTCCTGTGAATCTCTCAGG gaggaggaagaagctaGTGACTGTAGCTCTGTTAGATTAACAGATGAG GATGATGAAAAGCTGCAAAACATGAATCCAAGGAGGCTTAAATATGAG AAAGCCTGCGGGTTGTGGTCTGGCTTCCTGCCTGCCCAGGAGCTCGAGGCAAACTCCCCTCCTCACATCCAGCAAAACACGTTGGAAGAACCAGAGAACGACCTTTTAAagcttcacaaaaaaaaaagaatagcaTCCACAGCTGAAGTCTTGATTGAAAAAGATGTCGACATAAACAAATGGTGGCGAGGAAGAGTGAATATCCCTCGAGGAGAAGCGGGCCGAGATGGTTGTGAACTTGATCGTTGTGACATTAGACAACAGAAGCTTTGTGTCACCgttgcaaacacaaacaaagttGATGAAAACAAGAATATCACTGATAAAAGAAGAAACGATTCTGCCTGCGTTGTtcctgatgatgatggtgatgataaaAAGGTTGAAGATAGAGCGAAGGAGCTGCAGGTTAATGGACGCTCTTATTCTTACTCAGAGGAAAAAGTCAAACGCCAAGCATGTGACCCAGGGATAGTAAAAGATGCAGGACTTTCCAATGATCAATCGTCAGAGTTGCAGAACTCTGTCAATGGTTACATCAATTCCAAGCAGGAGTCAAAGGAATCCAGTAATGGTCAAATAAAACAAGAGACAGAAACTGAGAAAGTGGCAGCCAATAGGAGCTATGTTTTGAGGTATTTTGCTGGAAAGCTGTCCGAAGCGTACAAAGATGCTGGTAGAAGGCTACAGGGCACACGGGACATCatacaaaatgtacaaatgGGTGAAATAAAGGTTGTGCTCTCTCAGTATGTGACCATGATTTCCAAAGAGCTGCCACTGATTCATCGAATGCAGCATAAACCAGAGCCAGAACCTTGCATCATTGCAGAAAACAAAGTCAGTTCGGTTGATCTGTCGAGGGATTGCGCCCTTCGACTTCCCCAGAATTGCGGCATGTCTGCGATCCCGGGCATCTCGAAATGGCCTGAAGGCTCTGTGTCGTCTCTCAAAAACACGCGTCTTGAAGTGTTTCATCAGAGGCTGGTCCAGCTGCCACCCGCCTTGTCTCAGCTACAGTCACTTCCATCACAGAAGATGCTAGAAAAGTTGGAATTTCTGGCTCCCCGAATGACAGTCAACAAGCTTACGAGTGTCTTCTGGCTCAAAACTGCCAATAGTAAACAGCCGATCCCAAAGCCTGGGTGCTTGCTTTTGTCAGAAAAGGACATAATAGTGCTGTCAAGTAAAACAAATTCAGAAGACACCTTAGGTATTTGTCACCATTTTAATCTCCCGGAAATCAAGAAGGTCCAGATTAGCTTGGCAGGGCAGCACGTTCGCCTAATTGACTCCACCGAAGACCCCTTCTTGGTAGTTTTTACCCATAGCAAAGAGCTTACCCAGGAGTTCTGCAAGGCTCTACTGAAGGTACTTTCTCCTGAGAAGTTCTCTGAAGGGACTGAAGATCACCCGTTACTCTCTGGTGACCTCATGGTCCTCTCTTTGGATTGGACGTCGAGCGTTCCTGACATCGTCCTGGACAACGGCCTTCATGTCACCTCCCGATTCAAGCGGGTCCTCGCAGACCTGCTCTACATTGTCCACGGGAACATGGACGATCCTGGCAAACCTTCTCTGGCACACATTTGTCCTCTGCTCTACACCAGCGTCAAGGTCAAGAACTCTACCCGCGTGCATCAGGACGCCATTTTTCAGTTCCTCCTAACAGACACTCATGTAGCTCTTCTCCGGGAGGACGGCGTCTTTCACCCGGTGCCGCGGGGCTCCAGTCTGATCCCTGTCCAGTCCCAGTTTCAGGGACTCGAACTCCGCAAGCGTTCAGACGTCAAATGCCTGTTTGTGAGGCAGGATGACAACTGCCTGGTGGTTGATATCACATTTactcacaaaacacaaactggAGAGAAGAAGATGGAGTTCAGACGAGGCTCTGCTGAAGAGTCCTCGGTCTCTGATCCCAATAGTCAATACGATTCCTGGAAGTTATCTTTTGGTTGTACCACAGAAGCTGTGATCTTGATTAATCATCTGTGTACCTGA